TCACAAAGGTAAAATATACCCATGGTaaattggttatacttgtatagcgcttttctaccttcaaggtagtcaaagtgctttgacactatttccacattcacacactgatgtcgggagctgccatgcaaggcccttaaaccccaacccatcaggagcaagggtgaagtgtcttgctcaaggacacaacggacgtgactaggatggcggaagccgggaatcaaaccgagccacgccgtcccaatctaCAATAAAAAGTCAAGGTGAAATTGATGAAAATTGTACTTTCCTCTTCTCTCTGTTTAGGTGGtgttttgtgagtgtgtgtgtgcgtgtgtgtagccCATTGTGAATCATGGAACAGTGTGCATGTGTGGAACGGGAACTGGAGAAAGTGCTCCACCGCTTTGTCATGTACGGCCACCAGTCTGAGGAGAGGCTGGACGAGCTCCTGCGCAGCGTCTGTGAGATACGAGGACAGCTGGTTGCTTTTGGTGAGCAAAATCTGGATAGATTGAATTATTTGGGTGTTATCTTATCACATGTGATGACTTTTTAATCTTTTGCAGGAGTACAAGATGGAGACTTGTCTGTCCTGTCTCAGACAATGGCACAGTGTTGTAAGAATATCAAAGAGACGGTCCAGATGCTAGCCTCTCGACATAAGGACATTCACGGCAGCGTGTCCAAAGTGGGCAAAGCCATCGACAGGGTATGTGGTACACTTTATTGCATTTAAAGACAGCACTTATACTTAATGTGTTTTCTGTCTTTGCAGAACTTTGATGCAGAGATTAGTGCTGTGGTTGCAGAGACAGTGTGGGACACcccagagagacaaaaacacctAAGTGAAACCATAGTGGAGCATTTGTACAGACAAGGCATGCTCAGTGTAGCCGAAGATCTTTGTCAggtaaataaacaaatgtttaatataCTGTTTAGTGTTAAATCATAATTTGAATGAGTCAAATTTGTTTTCTAGGAATCTGGTGTAGTTATAGATATGAGCATGAAGCAGCCTTTTTTGGAGCTCAACAGGATCCTTGAAGCACTAAGGATGCAGAACTTGAGGCCGGCACTTGAGTATGTCGGCTTTAATATGACCACACATTCATACTGTGTGATGAAGCATGGTTATGCAAATAGTTGTcttactattattttttattcagttTGAGGGTGTGATGTTCACTCTTCCGTTCTTGATCTCAAGTGGAATACATGCAACATGGTTAAGCCAAACAATACTGATCTTTTTTCCACTTATGCCAGAGTTGCCAACTTTTCCAGAAATTGTACTAGTCTCGCGACATCTGGACTAAAGTTAAAAATCtgcctgattaaaaaaaaatactgtagctTTTGAAACAAACAAGTTGCTGTCTACAGCAACCACGTGAAATGAACATATGCTAACTGTCTCTTACTGAACACACCAACACCCTCTCCCTTTCTTTGGCATAGTCGCTTGCATTTAGTCTCCTGAACTCAGCCCGCACACATTCACGTCCTGACAGTCAGTGGGAAACTATCATAGAGCTTTTAGGCCTTGTCCACACAAACATGGTTGATTTCCAAAATGCGCGCTTACCCCACTCTGGTGTTGAACGATATCCATCCACTAGAGTGAAATTGTTAGAAAAAAATCTCCATCCACATAGAAAAACATTAActggctgtcatgcacattttggctGATTTGTTTGAGCATTACTGGGTTCATAACTATATTAATATATAAGATGTATAATGAGGTctacattaatttttttaatttgcccAGTAAAAAcattgtgaatgttttttttaatctcgggTGCATGTGAAAAGAGGCACACATGCGCATCTAGAAACCAACCAAAAACAAGAGATAAATGTTGCACATTTATTATGACACAAACCTGAAAGTACAGTATTACCTGTTTGTACACTAACGCTAAAGTCCGGAGGGAAACATCTCCTGGATTGCAAACATCAAATGTTGGCAGCTCTGCACAGTTTTGATATGTCTTACGTAggcgtgtaacggtacacaaacatttcggttcggtacgtacctcggtttagaggtcacggttcagttcattttcggtacagtaagaaaacaacagaatataaatttttgggttatttattcaccaaatttgcaaagtcttccaccaaaaatatttttctcagtggaatatttgatgtgtgggcagcacggtggaagaggggttagtgcgtctgcctcacaatacgaaggtcctgaatagtcctgggttcaatctcgggctcgggatctttctgtgtggagtttgcatgttctccccgtgactgcgtgggttccctccgggtactccggcttcctcccacctccaaagacatgcacctggggataggttgattggcaacactaaaattggccctagtgtgtgaatgtgagtgtgaaagttgtctgtctatctgtgttggccctgcgatgaggtggcgacttgtccagggtgtacccggccttccgcccgattgtagctgagataggctccagctccccccgcgaccccgaagggattaagcggtagaaaatggatggatgaatggatgaatatttgatgtgaagtaatgggaaccttggataggtcaataattcataataacattgattttgattcaatattatgttttgagtaataacggtttgaaagaaaaaaaaaaacagctttgttttattagtcaacattgctactttttctaaattacatttaacctttaagcttttttatttcacttttgttatgtttttgtttattttaattgtatttttagaatgtgccgtgggcctttaaaacattagctgtgggccacaaatggcctccggggaacacttttgacacccctgctatagataataaaaaattaaatctgataaatctatggataaaaagcagagcctggcgacgcatgctctgtctgtctctgcccctccctcacgaatgttgctgcgcgcacaatttgttttgtttttaaccccttcttaaccctgaatgtacattgaaaatacacgcaaccctaactcaaaatgccggacatttgaggcatttaagaaactccgccctgacaactccgcaaaagaggacatgtccggtgatttgtatctgtccctatttcaaataaacctctataataataataataataaaaagaggacgtatggtcagtctatcgtagcccgttagctgctagcatgccgtgtgttgtgcctcggtgtgcattgtttacacaacgtgcgttacgctacttaatgtgtctgtgtggaaactcgttcggtacacctccgaaccgaatcggaacccccgtaccgaaacggttcaatacaaatacacgtaccgttacacccctagccttACGGCATCGTACGCTCGATCTCAGATGCAAGTCTGTTTGTGTCGTTTGGCTCTTCCCTGTCACTGCAAGCCAGAGCTCATCACAAAACGCACTAAGAAAGCATAGGCCATTAAATACTGTACCTGGATTGCTAGAGTAAAGCTAATAAGGTTGCTGGCATTTTTAGTCTCTGGGGTCGGTGTAATCACTGTAAATCAAGCACTGTATGACAAGAAAGAGAGATGAAAtgttaattgttgtttttttaatgattaaacTTGTCTGTGTTTGACCTCTTTCAGGTGGGCAGTGACAAACAGGCAGCGTCTTCTGGACCTCAACAGCAGTTTAGAGTTTAAATTGCATCGCTTGTACTTTATCAGCCTGCTGAGTGGTGGTATTGGCAACCAGATGGAGGCGCTACAATATGCCAGGCACTTCCAGCCCTTTGCCTCTCAACACCAGAGAGGTAAGCATTGGAGTGAAAGATGGTGAACCtttgattgattgtgtcaaatgcttttgttaaatccataaacactgcagcagatagcaaaaaatgtgctgctgcagtgtttatggatttaaccaaagaatttgacacaatcaatcataatattctaataaacaaattaaaacggtatggcatcagagggttggtcttgaactgggtatgaagctatttaaccaacaggaagcaatacgtgaagataggagaACAAACAattacagagctgaaaatatcttgtggtgtacatcagggatcaatactcggcCCAACAATCTTCAATCttcatataaacgacatttgtcgTGTTACAAAGGACTTCAATTTAGTACTATTTGCATATAACACGACTGCTTTTTGTTCAGGGGAGAAAACACAAAAGCTAATATAAatgataacagaagaaatgaacaaattaaaaaaattgtttgacaaaaacagactatctttaaatctcagtaaaacaaaaataatgctattcggaaACAGTAGAAAGGAAATTCAAACACAAATGTAAATAGACGGAGTGGATATTGGAagagtaaaagaaaacacatttttgcgtGTAATGTtatatgataaaatgaactgggaaTCTCATGTTAACATATACAGCATAaagttttggaccaaaaatcactccatactcTACTGCTTGCCAGTGTTacaatatctgagttattgtgtagaaatatggggaaataactacaaatgtgcgcttcattcactaacggtgtcacaaaaaaagatcaattagaataatacataatgttggatatagagaatatacaaaccctttatttattgaaacacaaatattgaaattcaacgacttgatgcatttgcaaacagctaaaattatgtacaaagcaaactataacttgctacccaagaatgtacaacaattcttctcaacaaaagagaaatataaccttaaaggacaatttaatttaaaacatttctatgcacgtacaacacttttacaacctttagcatatcactatgtggaattaaattatggaatagattaagcaaggaaatcaaaaactgttcaaactaccgtacaagtgttcacaaagaagaacaattatcaTAAACACCttgaaccttttaaaaaaaataaaagataaaataatGTCAAAGATAAAATAATGTCACTAATCTAGATGAACCATAAActacttaactatttatttatgagaactttagttattgtgtatatgtttatatgtctaaaatgtattatatatttagGATTTGTTTGCTAacttatggtatttttttaaatgtatttacttatttatttattcactgttctgttacaaactgagaacaaagaaatgggataaaactgctatgatatgaaaagggtaggattaaaaaaagctctgcttcttcctcctccttttcggacgtgctgtaatgaaacaactggaaatatgtaatgcattacattgtaattgtattgcattcatgttcgaaataaactgaaactaactAAAAAactaacctctgccttgtttctcCCATTTTACAAATTTGATCTCCTTCCATTTGCAACTttctcacagtaacatttttaaagCAAATAATAAAGTAATAACACCACCGGCTATACTATTTTACCATTTGTTGTGTTGTTTAatagaacacattttaaaaaattgtctatatttttcagttATCAATTTTATGTAATGACATCTTTTGCCGGCTGgataaaatggttggtgtttacagCAGTCACTCAGCCTGTCTTGTCACCACATACGCACATGGAGCACGTGCAcacgtacaaaagcagtccaagagaaataacggacaatttgcagtcatgttgttatgatcGAATATACATTTAAACAACTAACCGCAACAATCCAAATCACTCTTTTTAGCTAACAACACTCAAAGCTAATGTGCGTGCACGTGTTATGTACGTATGTAGTTACGTCATTACATCTTAGAATCTGTAAGAGATATACTGCgtcaaatacattggaaagttagtgcCCTTTCGGCATCtgagtaaatgttgcaaacagctcctTTAATGAAAGTAAACAGCAGCAAAAGGAGATTGGTAACCACCTGAATACTACAGGCCAGTGCTCTCCTCTGTGTTGAACCTGCAGATATTCAGATCCTGATGGGCAGTCTGGTGTACCTGCGTCACGGCATTGAGAACTCTCCATACCGTAGTTTGCTGGAAACCAATCAGTGGGCTGAGATTTGTAACATCTTCACCAGAGACGCTTGCGCGTTACTCGGCCTCTCGGTAGAGTCTCCTCTAAGTGTTAGGTGAGAACACTCGATGTAGTGTATTGTCTAACCAAGGTTGTTTGCTGAAAAGAGGCCACATTTTGTTCCCCAGCTTTGCATCAGGCTGCATGGCTTTGCCTGTGCTGATGAACATCAAGCAGGTGATCGAGCAGAGACAATGCAGTGGCGTCTGGACGCACAAAGACGAGCTGCCCGTGAGTTTATTTTTACCCCACACACCCCCACTTTGTCAGACTTTATCCCTGATATATCCCCGTTCATTTCATCTCCTGGCTGATTTGTATCCCGCCAAATATGCAGATTGAAATTGACCTTGGCAAGAAGTGCTGGTACCACTCGGTGTTCGCCTGCCCCATCCTCAGACAGCAAACCTCAGAGAGCAACCCCCCCATGAAGCTCATCTGTGGTCACGTCATCTCCAGAGATGCTCTCAACAAACTGACCAACGCTGGGAAGTATGTCAGCACTCATTTGATGTGTTGAGTGTTTCAGTGTTTGCCAGAGTCAGTTGTTGTGACTGACTGCTGCTTTTGACACAGTTGACCACACAATTTTCTTGTTTCGTTTGGAAGACTATATAGGTGAAGTGGTTCAGGTCTTACCTTTCAGGGAGAAGTTTCTGTGTAAAATTAGGGCACTCAACTTCATCCATCACCCCCTtgactgtggagtcccccaaggatcAATTATTGGGCCCATCCTGTTTGCACTTGATATCATTCCCCTTGGTGCAATATTCAGAAAGCATGGCATCTTTTATCATTTTTATGCAGATGACTGCCAAATATATTTGCCAATTTCAAAAAAAGGTTGTAGCCCCTACTTGAGTGCTTAAATGATGTCAAGGCCTGGTTGGCGCATAATTTTTTAAAGCTAAACAAGGAAAAAAACTGAAGTTATGCTGCTGGGCAACAGTGACCCTCTGCTTGAACTGGACTTTCTTAAAACGCTGTTTGTCCCACAGCTACCAGCCTTGCAGTCATTATAGACCATGGTTTTAAATTTGACAAACAAATCAACGCCGTTgttaaatcaagtttttatcaccTTTGGCTTTTATCAGAGatgacatttttatatattttaaacaaCATGAACAGGTCATGCACGCTTTTATCTTATCACGTCTGGACTACTGTAATGCACTTTACACTGGAATAAGTCAAAATGCTCTGTCACGCTTACAATTAGTCCAGAATTCTCGCTTCTCTGCATTGGCTTCCTGTTTGTTTTAGAATCCATTTTAAAATTTTAccgttggatggatggattttatatcTTTGAATGGACTGGCCCCAAAGTACAtcacggacctcatccaaatttaggATGAGGTCCGAGGGCCAGTTCCAACTTGTGGGGCCAAAACTTAAGACTAGGGGAGACACGGCCCTAAACTTTGGAATTATCTGACCCCTCCTGTCAGAATGGCCCCCACTGTTgaatgttttaagtctcgtcttaaaacccacttttattctctggcttttaaatcGACGGGAGTCTTGTGGTCCTCTGTgtcttttatttttgtattttattttattgatttgttttttttaaaattctattttattgaggtcttttattttattccatttttttattagttttttacttgtttcattttaaatgcttgtaattgtattactttttattgtttctttttaTGTGCAGCACTCCGTTGCAACTATTGTTGTTAATAGTGCTTAATACATATAGGGGATTGGTTGTACGAAACATTTTAGAACTAGAATGACTCCGACAAACAATCCTAATTTAGTTTTAGGTACATCTTCATGTATACCTAAAGATTGTCCTTAACATTACCGGTAATTGTGATATCAAGAAAATGTAGTATGACATTTTTATTAGGTATTAAAGTTagtttgggatttttttctattGGCCAATCCTATCAAAAGTGAAAAGCTGTTCACATGGAGACACTTAATTATATTACACTTCTATAATATGACTACAGTTGTTATTGCTAGTTCACCGTTAAGTTTTCTTGTACACACTGATTTAATTGACTTATTGTGCCAACTttagtacagtggtaccttaatGAAAACAAATGTTATTCCTATAAGAAATAATGTATATCCAATTAATCAGAAACCCAAAAATAGTAACACAAAACAGATtttataaagaataataatacattaaaaaaaacaaatgagtaATGAAATGGATAAATCAATATGTAACATGACTTTTACCTTTCTGACTCAGCCTCCTTCCTGTGTTTTTTCGTCTTGTCAGGTTGAAGTGCCCGTACTGCCCCATGGAGCAGAATCCCTCACACGCCAAACAGATCTACTTTTGATAGCGCACACTCGTCCCGTGAGAGAAAGGATTAAGTTCCCTGGAGTGCCTTGCATTTCCAGGACCCTTTATGCtggctctcctcctcttccttctgTCCCAGGCCCATAAACTTATTGTAAGCATTAAGGTTTTTTCTCTTCAGTGCTGATGGGACAGCCCTGGCCACCCTGTACAAACCAAGGTCCAACTGCGACCTGCAGCGGAGGGAGGAGTGGTATGAGAATGTACTCACGAAGAGCCACTGACTAAAAAACACTTGTTGAAACTTGTTTGCAAATgaaatttaaaattattatttatagtgTTTGTTCTCTGGGCTTTATTGACCATTTGAGTAGGCTTCTTACAAAAGACTGcttctgttttcttttttttcttttttttggcaaaGCAGTTGGCAATGAATGACTGCGGACGGGTGAGTTGAACTGACAACAATTGGGTTTACACAACTGTCCTAAGAAGCCATTTTAGAAGGACTGCGCAATAGAACTATTATTTAGTGGCGCCTGTGAGATCCGCTCATCAATGAATAATTAAACCGCTTTTTTTAAAATAGTATCTCGTTGTGACAAACTGCACCAGCAAGATTCTCATCGTCATAGAATCCATTTGTCTTGTTCCACACTTGTATTTAACGAACACAACAAAAAGGAAACGTACGCTACTGTGAAATGtgctctctttctgtttgtcatcGTGACAGCCCAACAGGCTGACGTAAAATAGTCAAGTGTAATCAAAACTAGTGCAACCTAGTCCAACCGCTCGCCATAACAGGGCCTCACTCTCCCGCCATCCTAATGCTTTCACGCCACGTGACTTGGAGATGCGTAGCGGTGTGTTGGTCGCCGTGTGGTACATGTTGCAGTGACTGTGGGCTTTGTTCTTCAGCTTTACTTGTCGTAGGCGGGGAGTCCGCTGATTATTGTGGCTGGTGTTTAATATATGCTTCTCCAATGCCACTGCTGCATAGGTTTGGATGATCTTTTACGATTCGGTCGCaatagaaatcattaaaaacaactTATTTCCTCAGGGCTCATAAGACACAACACACAGgtagtgttaataataaataagaaCAAACAGCTAATTATGCAGACAGGCAGGCTGAAATCTTTGGGACACACGCACAAGGCTCCAAGGCATCTGGATGCATGTTGCCAGTGTCCTCTAGAAAGCAGTGATGTGACCTCACTTCAGTGGGTGAGGCTCATTAGCAAGCACGGCACTCATGAcacaacatttagatttattcaGTGTTACGCAGAGCTTCTCCAGATTTGATTTGAAATGGAACAAAGCACATGATTTgttttagtttgtgtgtgtgtgtgtgtgtggagcttCAGAGAATTTCCTTTCTTTGGTTTCGAATCATTCATTGCACTGTCGAGTGTCCCTTCAGGTAGTAACGCTCTCCATACAGTCTGTCTCTATTTCCTGCTTTCCTGTGAGTGATACAACTTTATTGTACATATTTATCCTGACATGTTTCATATACT
Above is a window of Nerophis lumbriciformis linkage group LG35, RoL_Nlum_v2.1, whole genome shotgun sequence DNA encoding:
- the rmnd5b gene encoding E3 ubiquitin-protein transferase RMND5B gives rise to the protein MEQCACVERELEKVLHRFVMYGHQSEERLDELLRSVCEIRGQLVAFGVQDGDLSVLSQTMAQCCKNIKETVQMLASRHKDIHGSVSKVGKAIDRNFDAEISAVVAETVWDTPERQKHLSETIVEHLYRQGMLSVAEDLCQESGVVIDMSMKQPFLELNRILEALRMQNLRPALEWAVTNRQRLLDLNSSLEFKLHRLYFISLLSGGIGNQMEALQYARHFQPFASQHQRDIQILMGSLVYLRHGIENSPYRSLLETNQWAEICNIFTRDACALLGLSVESPLSVSFASGCMALPVLMNIKQVIEQRQCSGVWTHKDELPIEIDLGKKCWYHSVFACPILRQQTSESNPPMKLICGHVISRDALNKLTNAGKLKCPYCPMEQNPSHAKQIYF